One window of Bacteroides sp. AN502(2024) genomic DNA carries:
- a CDS encoding DUF1573 domain-containing protein yields the protein MKKILFLMSLLVMGVGFVFAQTNADIKFDKTTRDFGKFSENSPVVSCTFTFTNIGDAPLVIHQAVASCGCTVPEYTKEPIMPGKKGTIKVTYNGTGKYPGHFKKSITLRTNAKTEMIRLYIEGDMTAKDTK from the coding sequence ATGAAAAAGATACTTTTTTTAATGAGCCTGCTAGTAATGGGCGTTGGTTTTGTGTTTGCGCAAACAAATGCAGATATCAAATTTGACAAAACAACCCGCGATTTCGGCAAGTTTTCAGAAAACAGTCCGGTTGTCAGTTGCACATTTACCTTTACTAATATCGGCGATGCCCCTCTGGTCATCCATCAGGCTGTAGCCTCTTGCGGATGTACAGTACCCGAATATACAAAAGAACCTATCATGCCGGGCAAAAAGGGAACGATTAAAGTGACTTACAACGGAACAGGCAAATATCCGGGACATTTCAAAAAATCGATCACCTTACGTACCAATGCCAAAACAGAGATGATAAGATTGTATATCGAGGGGGATATGACAGCAAAAGATACAAAGTAA
- a CDS encoding sodium:solute symporter, whose protein sequence is MMIFVSIICYFAVLLLIARITGRKGGSNAAFFKGENQSPWYIVSFGMIGASISGVTFVSVPGMVRGTDMTYMQMVLGFFFGYMAVAHILLPLYYKLNLTSIYGYLGTRIGLRAYLTGSFFFLLSRMLGTAAKLYLVCLILHTYVFQNIHVPFGLIAVGAVALVWIYTHKSGIKTIVWTDTLQTFCLIAALIFIIYFTVQKLDLDFSGIVRTIQRSEHSRIFIFDDWVSRQNFFKQFFSGIFIVIVMTGLDQDMMQKNLSCRNLREAQKNMYCYGFSFIPLNFLFLCLGILLIALARQMQLELPVMNDDILPMFATQGYLGQSVLILFAIGIIAAAFSNSDSALTAMTTSVCVDLLNTEKDSEERARRKRNKVHLSLSILLAFFICLVEILNNKSVIDAIYIIASYTYGPLLGMFAFGLFTRRQTNDRCVPFIALLSPLLCYFADWWIEKETGYKFGYELLILNGTLTFAGLICMSKKGKR, encoded by the coding sequence ATGATGATATTTGTCTCTATTATTTGTTACTTTGCGGTATTATTACTAATAGCCCGCATCACCGGCCGTAAGGGTGGGTCAAACGCAGCGTTCTTCAAGGGAGAGAATCAATCACCTTGGTACATAGTCTCTTTCGGAATGATTGGCGCCTCTATCTCCGGAGTCACTTTTGTCTCTGTACCGGGAATGGTGCGCGGAACGGATATGACCTATATGCAAATGGTGCTCGGATTTTTCTTCGGATATATGGCAGTAGCACACATTCTACTACCTTTATATTATAAACTAAACCTGACAAGCATCTACGGATATCTCGGCACGCGCATCGGATTGCGCGCCTATCTTACCGGCTCTTTTTTCTTTCTACTGTCACGCATGCTGGGAACCGCAGCCAAACTTTATCTGGTCTGCCTCATTCTCCATACTTATGTCTTTCAGAACATACACGTCCCCTTTGGGCTGATTGCTGTGGGGGCTGTTGCACTGGTATGGATATATACTCATAAAAGCGGAATAAAGACCATCGTATGGACAGATACCTTACAGACATTTTGCCTGATTGCCGCTCTGATTTTTATTATTTATTTCACGGTCCAAAAATTAGACCTTGACTTTAGCGGTATCGTCCGAACAATCCAAAGAAGTGAACATAGCCGTATTTTTATATTTGATGACTGGGTATCGCGGCAAAACTTCTTCAAACAGTTCTTCAGTGGTATCTTCATCGTTATCGTAATGACCGGACTGGACCAGGATATGATGCAAAAGAATCTTTCTTGCCGGAATCTTCGGGAAGCGCAAAAAAACATGTATTGCTATGGCTTCTCATTCATTCCGCTAAATTTTCTTTTTCTATGTCTGGGAATTCTATTGATAGCGCTAGCGAGACAAATGCAACTCGAACTGCCGGTCATGAATGATGATATACTGCCTATGTTTGCAACGCAAGGTTATCTGGGACAATCCGTATTAATACTCTTTGCAATCGGCATTATCGCAGCTGCTTTCAGCAACTCCGATTCTGCCCTGACAGCAATGACGACCAGCGTATGTGTAGACCTGCTGAATACGGAGAAAGATTCAGAAGAAAGGGCACGCCGAAAAAGAAATAAGGTGCACTTATCGCTATCAATTTTATTGGCATTCTTCATTTGTCTGGTAGAGATACTTAATAATAAGAGCGTTATTGACGCTATATATATCATCGCCTCCTATACATACGGTCCCTTGCTCGGAATGTTTGCCTTCGGACTCTTTACCCGAAGACAAACGAACGACCGGTGTGTTCCTTTCATTGCCCTCCTTTCGCCATTACTTTGCTACTTTGCCGACTGGTGGATTGAAAAAGAAACCGGATATAAATTCGGTTATGAATTGCTAATATTAAATGGAACGCTTACCTTTGCGGGGTTAATCTGTATGTCTAAAAAAGGAAAACGATGA
- a CDS encoding IS1182 family transposase has product MTKIHFRPYIPNQTVLFPERIDEDIAENDPVRMVDVLVESLNLEGFRKLYKECGRSAYHPRMMLKVILYAYMNNIYSCRKIEKLLHRDIHYIWLAGYEKPDFITINRFRNRVKKEINEVFTQTVLLLSSKGFISLNVEYIDGTKIESKANKYTFVWRKTVERNRERLMKKIHVLLGQIDEFIAQEKSSETNEGIEFTPTMLTEMAGELRNALAQAPDPCTKKEKTALKKKRKQLKELEEHRDKLQEYDGHLENLQARNSYSKTDKDATFMKMKEDAMRNGQTKPGYNLQIGTENQFITDFALFSNPTDTLTMIPFLQSFSGRYDRLAHMVVADSGYGSEENYRFMSENDMEAYVKYNYFHMEQRPGFKPNPFKAENFYYNEEHDYCICPMGQKMRRTGTGHVKTASGYVSENARYRAVRCEGCPLRCLCFKAKGNRTIELNHRLRKYRQKAKELLCSEEGLKHRGQRCIEPEAVFGQIKYNMNYKRFRHFGKEKVFMDFAFLAIAFNIKKMCAKMRKEGIDWMIKLFYKLVPALFRWGEHIYQTNLQKSAA; this is encoded by the coding sequence ATGACAAAGATACATTTTCGTCCTTACATTCCCAACCAAACAGTGCTTTTTCCTGAGAGAATCGATGAGGATATTGCAGAAAACGATCCGGTTCGCATGGTTGACGTTCTGGTTGAAAGCCTGAATCTTGAAGGTTTCAGAAAGTTATACAAGGAATGCGGCCGTAGTGCTTACCATCCCCGAATGATGCTCAAGGTTATTCTGTATGCCTACATGAACAACATCTACTCCTGCCGGAAAATAGAAAAGCTACTCCATCGTGATATCCATTATATATGGCTGGCCGGATACGAGAAACCGGATTTCATTACCATCAACCGATTCCGCAACCGGGTGAAGAAGGAAATCAACGAGGTGTTTACCCAAACCGTACTTCTGCTTTCTTCCAAAGGTTTCATCAGCCTGAATGTGGAATACATTGACGGTACAAAAATCGAATCCAAGGCAAACAAGTACACTTTCGTCTGGAGAAAAACGGTCGAACGGAACCGTGAACGCCTGATGAAGAAAATACATGTACTATTAGGTCAGATAGACGAGTTCATCGCTCAGGAGAAATCATCAGAGACCAATGAGGGGATAGAGTTTACTCCGACTATGCTGACCGAAATGGCGGGAGAATTACGTAATGCACTTGCACAGGCTCCCGATCCTTGCACGAAAAAGGAAAAGACTGCACTGAAAAAGAAACGCAAACAGCTCAAGGAGCTGGAAGAACACAGAGATAAACTGCAGGAATACGACGGTCATCTGGAAAATCTGCAAGCTCGCAACTCCTATTCCAAGACAGACAAGGATGCCACTTTTATGAAGATGAAGGAGGACGCCATGCGTAACGGGCAGACAAAACCCGGCTACAACCTTCAGATCGGTACCGAGAACCAATTCATTACCGACTTCGCTCTTTTCTCCAATCCTACGGATACACTGACCATGATACCTTTCCTGCAATCCTTTTCAGGCAGATACGACAGATTGGCCCATATGGTGGTTGCCGACTCCGGATATGGTTCTGAGGAAAATTACCGTTTCATGTCTGAAAACGATATGGAAGCCTACGTCAAATACAACTACTTCCACATGGAACAGCGACCCGGATTCAAACCGAATCCGTTCAAGGCCGAAAACTTCTATTACAATGAAGAACATGACTATTGCATCTGCCCCATGGGACAAAAGATGCGGAGGACAGGAACCGGGCATGTGAAAACTGCATCCGGATATGTAAGCGAAAATGCCAGGTACAGAGCCGTCAGATGTGAAGGGTGTCCGTTGAGATGTCTATGTTTTAAGGCAAAGGGAAACAGGACAATAGAACTGAATCACAGACTCAGGAAATACAGGCAGAAAGCCAAAGAATTACTATGTTCCGAAGAAGGACTGAAACACAGAGGGCAAAGATGTATAGAACCGGAAGCTGTGTTCGGGCAAATAAAATATAATATGAACTACAAACGTTTCCGCCATTTTGGAAAGGAGAAGGTCTTTATGGACTTCGCATTCTTGGCCATTGCCTTCAATATAAAAAAGATGTGTGCAAAAATGAGAAAAGAAGGTATAGACTGGATGATTAAACTGTTTTATAAACTTGTACCCGCTCTTTTCAGATGGGGGGAACACATTTATCAAACAAATCTTCAAAAGAGCGCAGCTTGA
- a CDS encoding O-antigen ligase family protein has product MRMTVNVILALYLLSLPFLMRFLPDYEVVALSVVLMAGCVSALLIGWKGGRVTVTVTDVLVFLLLLWACLSSVFVRHCEVDALGAYGWVAMCLLYGACCRMGRAEVFLLYAALALSGAVQGVWSLLQGNGWLVEAGAEFPVTGGFGNPGPLGGYLAVAFVASLSCLEQTKKRVEKAVFLIVLLLIGAALVITDSRASWLSALVASACWGWKVLPVEVRSWGKKWYVQLMVAGMFAGMLLGLYHYKKVSADVRLLIWRAGMEMFADAPLLGHGVASFPMKYMDYQGAWLERHSDSHYCVLADNNVQAFNEPLSLACEQGIVGCLLVAGLIAMALSGTRSGRFRPVLLALGVFSCFSYPTDSLALKMFFPMLLGTLSCRRVWLAFALCRKSAVAVGFCLLWLLAVAAVPVVQHYRTAFRQLEDETAKQCALPYHQKYMSRYAKCLLERGEEETFCRVVGSGSFPFITSVLCCDLGMAYHRCGEAWRAEKTLWRAYWMVPSKILPRFCLFRLYRDLGRKEDAKSMAEEILSLDVRQKGTVYLEARTEALRYLKEAGGTLRQEDVPEK; this is encoded by the coding sequence ATGAGAATGACGGTGAATGTGATACTTGCTTTGTATCTTTTGTCTCTTCCTTTTCTGATGAGGTTTCTTCCCGACTACGAGGTGGTGGCATTGTCCGTTGTCCTGATGGCGGGATGTGTGTCTGCCTTGTTGATCGGGTGGAAGGGAGGGCGTGTGACGGTCACCGTTACGGATGTTCTTGTTTTCTTGCTGTTGCTTTGGGCTTGTCTCTCGTCCGTTTTTGTGCGGCACTGCGAGGTAGATGCGCTTGGGGCGTATGGATGGGTGGCAATGTGCTTGCTGTATGGAGCCTGTTGTAGGATGGGGCGCGCAGAGGTGTTTCTGCTGTATGCGGCTTTGGCATTGTCCGGAGCGGTGCAGGGAGTATGGTCATTGTTGCAGGGAAACGGTTGGTTGGTAGAAGCGGGGGCTGAGTTTCCTGTGACGGGAGGCTTTGGCAATCCGGGACCGTTGGGCGGGTATTTGGCTGTGGCGTTTGTAGCGTCTCTGAGTTGCTTGGAGCAGACGAAAAAACGTGTGGAGAAAGCCGTGTTTCTGATAGTGCTTTTGCTGATAGGGGCGGCGCTTGTTATCACGGATTCGAGGGCGTCATGGCTGTCGGCGTTGGTGGCTTCCGCCTGTTGGGGGTGGAAGGTGTTGCCGGTTGAGGTACGTTCGTGGGGCAAAAAGTGGTATGTGCAGTTGATGGTTGCAGGTATGTTTGCGGGAATGCTTCTCGGATTGTATCATTATAAGAAGGTGTCGGCGGATGTACGTTTGCTGATATGGCGGGCAGGCATGGAGATGTTTGCCGATGCGCCGTTGTTGGGGCATGGGGTGGCAAGTTTTCCGATGAAGTATATGGACTATCAGGGAGCTTGGCTCGAACGCCATTCCGATTCGCACTATTGTGTGTTGGCAGACAATAACGTACAGGCATTCAATGAACCTCTGTCGTTGGCGTGCGAGCAGGGTATTGTGGGATGTCTGCTTGTGGCGGGGCTGATTGCAATGGCTTTGTCCGGCACTCGGTCCGGACGGTTTCGTCCGGTACTGCTGGCACTTGGCGTGTTTTCCTGTTTTTCTTACCCTACTGATTCGTTGGCGTTGAAAATGTTTTTCCCCATGCTCCTGGGCACGCTTTCTTGCCGGCGTGTATGGCTTGCATTTGCGTTGTGTCGAAAGAGTGCGGTGGCAGTCGGTTTTTGCCTTCTTTGGCTACTTGCAGTGGCGGCGGTACCGGTTGTGCAACATTATCGGACGGCTTTCCGGCAGTTGGAAGATGAAACGGCAAAGCAGTGTGCGTTGCCATATCATCAGAAGTATATGTCGCGCTATGCGAAGTGCCTGCTCGAGCGGGGTGAAGAGGAAACGTTTTGTCGAGTAGTGGGTTCGGGCAGTTTTCCGTTTATAACTTCGGTTTTGTGTTGCGATTTGGGGATGGCTTATCATCGTTGTGGCGAGGCTTGGCGGGCGGAAAAAACTTTGTGGCGTGCCTATTGGATGGTGCCGTCGAAGATATTGCCCCGTTTCTGTTTGTTCAGGTTGTATCGCGACTTGGGGCGTAAGGAAGATGCGAAAAGTATGGCGGAAGAGATACTTTCTTTGGACGTCAGGCAGAAAGGGACAGTGTATCTGGAAGCCCGTACGGAGGCACTCCGGTATTTGAAAGAGGCAGGAGGAACTTTGCGACAGGAAGATGTGCCGGAAAAGTAA
- a CDS encoding DMP19 family protein, with product MIEVLEFALQKAAGEGMDEFIQVFTDKYKEVIGGELTADTMSLLTGEQHSLLAYQIFREEIMVGGFCQLIQNGYGGYIFDNPFAKVMRLWGAEEFSKLIYKAKVIFDANREDLEKERTDDEFMAMYEQYEVFDELEETYLETEEQVTALIASYVDEHLPLFAKIIK from the coding sequence ATGATTGAAGTTTTAGAGTTTGCTTTACAGAAGGCTGCGGGTGAAGGAATGGATGAATTTATCCAGGTATTCACAGATAAATATAAGGAAGTGATTGGTGGTGAACTGACTGCTGATACGATGTCTCTGCTCACCGGCGAGCAGCATTCTTTGCTGGCTTATCAGATTTTTCGGGAGGAGATAATGGTTGGCGGATTTTGCCAATTGATTCAGAATGGCTACGGTGGATACATCTTTGATAATCCGTTTGCGAAAGTGATGCGCTTATGGGGAGCGGAAGAATTCTCTAAATTAATCTATAAGGCTAAGGTAATCTTTGATGCTAACCGGGAAGATTTGGAAAAGGAACGGACGGATGATGAATTTATGGCTATGTATGAGCAATACGAAGTTTTTGATGAATTGGAAGAGACTTATTTAGAGACTGAAGAGCAAGTTACAGCATTGATTGCTAGCTATGTAGATGAACATTTGCCTCTTTTTGCAAAAATAATAAAGTAG
- a CDS encoding YqgE/AlgH family protein, which translates to MNINSDIFKIQSNNVLPSRGKILISEPFLRDATFGRSVILLIDHTNEGSMGLVINKQLPLFLNDIIMEFKYLDEIPLYKGGPIATDTLFYLHTLSDIPGAIPISKELYLNGDFDEIKKYILQGNKISECIRFFLGYSGWDSEQLSNEIRENTWLVSEEEKSYLMKNDIKDMWRKALEKLGSKYETWSRFPQVPTLN; encoded by the coding sequence ATGAATATCAACTCAGACATATTTAAGATTCAATCGAATAATGTGTTACCATCAAGAGGGAAGATTTTAATATCTGAACCTTTTCTGCGTGATGCAACGTTTGGCAGATCCGTAATTTTACTGATCGATCATACGAACGAAGGAAGTATGGGATTGGTTATCAACAAGCAACTGCCATTATTCCTTAATGATATCATCATGGAATTTAAATATCTGGACGAGATCCCACTATACAAAGGTGGTCCTATCGCCACTGATACCCTTTTTTATCTCCACACATTATCCGACATCCCCGGAGCTATTCCCATCAGCAAAGAGCTTTATCTGAATGGGGACTTTGATGAAATAAAGAAATATATATTGCAAGGCAATAAAATCAGCGAATGTATTCGCTTCTTCCTGGGATACTCCGGATGGGATAGCGAACAGTTGAGCAACGAAATCAGGGAAAACACTTGGTTGGTGTCCGAAGAAGAGAAATCATACCTGATGAAAAACGACATCAAAGATATGTGGCGGAAAGCCTTAGAGAAGCTAGGCAGCAAGTATGAAACATGGTCACGTTTCCCACAAGTGCCTACTCTCAATTAG
- a CDS encoding DUF5043 domain-containing protein → MKHLLLFFFVLLNISATAQINYYEVTKTFNENGYIYQCKVDRAKMVTLYNKENEFVHVDQTNQTTGEQMHIDYKTNQLEDDHWTNAKLLSIVDKAIPDEERLLIKKNGGLLTILLNINSNTGKVADVVYNFVNFRAYATIPVSVYRQIEIEIKEKIWFVPNQEGKKWNYICLFYTINPQ, encoded by the coding sequence ATGAAACACTTATTACTATTTTTTTTCGTGCTGTTGAACATTTCAGCTACCGCCCAAATCAATTATTACGAGGTGACAAAAACATTCAATGAAAACGGATATATCTATCAGTGCAAAGTTGATAGAGCCAAAATGGTCACTCTCTACAATAAAGAGAACGAGTTTGTGCATGTTGATCAAACCAATCAGACAACAGGCGAGCAAATGCACATTGATTACAAAACGAACCAATTGGAAGATGATCATTGGACCAACGCCAAACTCTTATCAATTGTTGATAAAGCTATTCCTGACGAAGAAAGACTACTTATAAAGAAAAACGGCGGGCTTCTTACAATCTTATTGAATATCAATTCCAACACGGGAAAGGTAGCAGATGTGGTCTATAACTTTGTGAATTTTAGAGCTTACGCCACCATACCTGTATCAGTATACCGCCAAATAGAAATTGAAATCAAGGAAAAGATTTGGTTTGTCCCAAATCAAGAAGGGAAAAAATGGAACTATATCTGTCTCTTCTATACCATAAACCCTCAATAG
- the yihA gene encoding ribosome biogenesis GTP-binding protein YihA/YsxC, translated as MEITSAEFVISNTDVKKCPTGVFPEYAFIGRSNVGKSSLINMLANRKGLAMTSATPGKTMLINHFLINKNWYLVDLPGYGYARRGQKGKDQIRTIIEDYILEREQMTNLFVLVDSRLEPQKIDLEFMEWLGENGIPFSIIFTKVDKLKGGRLGMNINAYLCELKKQWEELPPYFISSSTDRTGRTEILNYIENINKNLNTK; from the coding sequence ATGGAAATAACAAGTGCCGAATTTGTGATTAGCAACACGGACGTGAAGAAATGCCCGACCGGTGTTTTCCCCGAATATGCCTTTATAGGCCGTTCGAATGTAGGAAAATCAAGTCTTATAAATATGCTGGCCAACCGTAAAGGACTGGCTATGACTTCCGCTACTCCAGGAAAAACGATGTTAATCAACCACTTTCTTATCAACAAAAATTGGTACCTCGTCGACTTGCCGGGATACGGCTATGCCCGACGCGGACAAAAAGGTAAAGACCAGATACGCACCATCATCGAAGACTACATTCTGGAACGGGAACAAATGACCAATCTCTTTGTCCTAGTAGACAGTCGGCTGGAACCTCAAAAAATAGACTTGGAGTTCATGGAATGGCTGGGCGAGAACGGCATCCCTTTCTCTATCATCTTTACCAAAGTCGACAAACTCAAAGGAGGACGTTTGGGAATGAATATTAATGCTTACTTATGTGAATTGAAAAAACAATGGGAAGAACTCCCTCCTTACTTTATTTCTTCTTCAACGGACCGAACGGGACGTACGGAGATACTCAACTATATAGAAAATATAAACAAGAATCTCAACACTAAATGA
- a CDS encoding GNAT family N-acetyltransferase, whose translation MRHSFLMNERVYLRAVEPEDLDIMYEMENDPSMWDISNFTVPYSRYVLRQYIEGSQCDVFADKQLRLMIVRKSDQCILGTIDITDFVPFHSRGEVGIAVHKDYRQQGYATDALQLLCEYAFDFLSLNQLYAHVMTDNEICVKLFTSCGFVQCGLLKNWLQVENCYKDVLLLQCLNPKK comes from the coding sequence ATGAGACACTCTTTCTTGATGAACGAACGTGTTTATCTTCGTGCGGTAGAACCGGAAGATCTGGATATTATGTACGAGATGGAAAATGACCCTTCCATGTGGGATATCAGTAACTTTACGGTTCCTTATTCCCGTTATGTGCTTCGTCAATACATTGAAGGTTCGCAGTGTGATGTGTTTGCGGATAAGCAATTGCGCCTGATGATTGTGCGCAAATCTGATCAATGCATACTCGGCACGATTGATATTACGGATTTTGTACCCTTTCATTCGCGGGGAGAAGTTGGAATTGCCGTTCATAAAGATTATCGGCAACAAGGTTACGCTACTGATGCATTGCAACTGCTTTGTGAATATGCTTTTGATTTTCTGTCTTTGAATCAGCTCTATGCACATGTCATGACAGACAATGAGATATGTGTAAAACTTTTCACGTCTTGTGGCTTCGTTCAATGCGGATTATTAAAAAACTGGCTGCAGGTGGAGAACTGTTACAAAGATGTATTGCTCCTTCAATGTTTGAATCCAAAGAAATAA
- the mltG gene encoding endolytic transglycosylase MltG, producing MKRNILLSMLIGAFLLCAIAGGTLYYYLFAPQFHPSKTVYIYVDRDDTADSIYHKIQKIGHVHKFAGFRWMAKYKDFSRHIHTGRYAIRPHDNIYHVYSRFSRGYQEPTNLTIGSVRTLERLARNIGKQLMIDSAEIADRLFDSTFQTQMGYTVATLPTLFIPETYQVYWDMSVDEFFKRMKNEHKRFWNKGRLAQATAIGMTPEEVCTLASIVEEETNNNKEKPIVAGLYINRLHQDMPLQADPTIKFALQDFGLRRITNEHLKIDSPYNTYINTGLPPGPIRIPSKKGIDSVLNYTKHNYIYMCAKEDFSGTHNFASNYTDHMANARKYWKALNERKIFR from the coding sequence ATGAAGAGAAATATTCTACTATCCATGTTGATCGGAGCATTCCTCCTTTGTGCCATTGCCGGAGGTACCCTTTATTACTATCTGTTTGCTCCTCAATTTCATCCATCTAAAACCGTATATATTTACGTAGACCGGGATGACACAGCCGACTCTATCTATCATAAAATACAAAAAATCGGGCATGTCCATAAGTTCGCCGGATTCCGGTGGATGGCAAAATACAAAGATTTCAGCCGGCATATCCACACCGGACGTTATGCCATTCGTCCCCATGATAATATTTACCATGTATATAGCCGTTTTTCCAGAGGTTATCAGGAACCTACAAACCTGACTATCGGAAGCGTTCGGACATTAGAACGGTTAGCACGAAACATCGGAAAGCAACTTATGATAGACTCTGCCGAAATCGCCGACCGGTTATTCGACTCTACGTTTCAAACTCAAATGGGATATACGGTCGCAACACTCCCCACTCTTTTCATACCGGAAACCTATCAGGTATATTGGGACATGAGTGTGGACGAATTCTTTAAACGAATGAAAAATGAACACAAACGCTTCTGGAATAAAGGACGTCTGGCACAGGCTACCGCCATCGGTATGACCCCGGAAGAAGTATGCACTCTTGCCTCTATCGTCGAAGAAGAAACCAATAATAATAAGGAAAAGCCGATAGTAGCCGGACTGTATATAAACCGCTTACATCAGGATATGCCTCTGCAGGCAGATCCTACGATCAAATTCGCCCTACAAGATTTCGGCCTCCGCCGAATTACCAATGAGCATTTAAAAATCGATTCTCCTTATAACACCTATATAAATACCGGATTACCTCCGGGCCCCATTCGCATCCCCTCTAAAAAGGGGATAGACAGTGTATTGAACTATACCAAACATAACTATATCTACATGTGTGCCAAAGAGGATTTCTCCGGAACTCACAACTTTGCGTCCAATTACACCGACCACATGGCGAATGCAAGAAAATATTGGAAAGCCTTGAATGAAAGAAAGATTTTCAGGTAA
- a CDS encoding DNA/RNA non-specific endonuclease has translation MNRSKKGKNRKSFKKKSHANNRLGCIIAIIVLIPILFGVYLYYRQINIQKNHESQTDTSLQIPLNKELEIPISLIPRQEQIIRHTGYTVSYNKNLKIPNWVAYELTREETEGKEKRGNRFIADPLVTGPIATNADYTRSGYDKGHMAPAADMKWSPEAMKESFYFSNMCPQHPQLNRRGWKNLEDKIRNWAIADSALIIICGPIIEKQPETIGKNKVVVPQRFFKVVFAPFVKPMRAIGFLFNNEQAVDPLSSYAVTIDSIESLTNMNFFAPLPDEIENRIESEANYSLWPN, from the coding sequence ATGAACCGAAGTAAAAAAGGGAAGAACAGAAAATCATTCAAAAAGAAATCACATGCTAATAATAGATTAGGATGTATTATTGCCATCATCGTACTTATCCCTATTCTTTTTGGCGTCTATTTATATTATCGGCAGATTAATATCCAAAAGAATCATGAATCACAAACCGATACCTCCCTTCAGATTCCACTTAATAAAGAACTGGAAATTCCCATATCACTAATCCCCCGACAGGAACAAATTATCCGACATACCGGATACACCGTTTCATATAATAAAAATCTAAAAATACCCAATTGGGTTGCTTACGAATTAACCCGGGAAGAGACCGAAGGAAAAGAGAAAAGAGGCAATCGTTTCATTGCCGACCCACTAGTGACAGGTCCGATTGCAACGAATGCCGACTACACCCGTTCAGGATATGATAAAGGTCACATGGCTCCTGCAGCAGATATGAAATGGAGCCCTGAAGCCATGAAGGAGTCATTCTATTTTAGCAATATGTGCCCACAACATCCACAGCTAAACAGAAGAGGATGGAAAAATCTGGAAGATAAAATCCGGAACTGGGCCATAGCAGATAGTGCCCTTATTATTATATGCGGACCTATTATTGAAAAACAACCCGAAACGATCGGGAAAAATAAGGTCGTAGTACCTCAACGTTTTTTCAAAGTGGTCTTTGCTCCTTTTGTCAAACCGATGCGGGCTATCGGCTTCTTATTCAACAACGAACAGGCAGTAGATCCTCTATCTTCCTATGCAGTAACGATAGATAGCATTGAGAGCCTGACTAATATGAATTTCTTTGCTCCTCTGCCCGACGAGATAGAAAACAGGATAGAATCGGAGGCAAATTATTCCTTATGGCCGAACTAA
- the recR gene encoding recombination mediator RecR codes for MDQQYPSILLEKAVGEFSKLPGIGRKTAMRLVLHLLRQDTATVEAFGNSIITLKREVKYCKVCHNISDIETCQICANPQRDASTVCVVENIRDVMAVEATQQYRGLYHVLGGVISPMDGVGPSDLQIESLVQRVTEGEIKEVILALSTTMEGDTTNFYIYRKLNKLGVKLSIIARGVSVGDELEYTDEVTLGRSIVNRTLFTGIV; via the coding sequence ATGGACCAACAATATCCTTCTATACTGCTTGAAAAGGCAGTCGGTGAATTTTCCAAACTTCCGGGTATCGGGCGTAAGACAGCTATGAGGCTTGTTCTGCATCTGCTCCGTCAGGATACGGCAACTGTAGAAGCTTTCGGGAATTCTATCATCACTTTGAAGCGTGAGGTGAAGTATTGCAAAGTGTGTCATAATATCTCTGATATTGAAACTTGCCAGATCTGCGCTAATCCACAACGGGATGCTTCTACTGTCTGTGTAGTGGAGAATATTCGTGACGTCATGGCGGTGGAAGCAACCCAGCAATACCGTGGACTTTATCACGTTTTGGGGGGAGTTATTTCTCCAATGGATGGAGTCGGACCTAGTGATCTTCAAATTGAAAGTCTGGTGCAACGGGTGACTGAAGGTGAAATCAAAGAGGTCATTTTGGCTTTAAGTACCACGATGGAGGGTGATACTACCAATTTCTATATCTATCGTAAGTTAAATAAACTGGGGGTAAAACTAAGTATCATTGCCCGTGGTGTATCTGTTGGCGATGAGCTGGAATATACTGATGAAGTAACTCTGGGACGCAGTATTGTTAACCGGACACTTTTTACCGGAATTGTATAG